The following are encoded together in the Lathyrus oleraceus cultivar Zhongwan6 chromosome 3, CAAS_Psat_ZW6_1.0, whole genome shotgun sequence genome:
- the LOC127131213 gene encoding uncharacterized protein LOC127131213: protein MAAAQEICLCLPEELLECTFKYLDGDNRSFMSLSLVSKQFLYITNRIRFSVTITDETIPFLPRLFHRFPNLTSLNLTIVPKTVEEVNALLTLISTFPLDIKSIRLRPKRILRPIQIPANGLIALSKTMKNMTSLSFYQMGQFDKKNLFLIADCFPLLQELNLCNPWLTSDTDFMVDHKDPLLALPNLRKINLYGNYIGDPDQFANFLRHNCTQLQEIMLSLGNLGNMTVLVL, encoded by the coding sequence ATGGCGGCGGCACAAGAAATATGTTTATGTTTACCGGAGGAATTATTGGAGTGCACCTTCAAATACCTCGACGGCGACAACCGCAGTTTCATGTCACTCTCCCTTGTGTCCAAACAGTTTCTGTACATCACCAACCGTATACGATTCTCGGTCACAATCACCGATGAAACCATTCCTTTCCTTCCTCGCCTCTTCCACCGCTTCCCTAACCTCACCTCGCTCAACCTCACTATCGTACCCAAAACTGTAGAAGAAGTGAACGCTCTTCTAACCCTAATCTCCACTTTCCCTTTAGACATCAAATCGATCCGTCTACGCCCCAAACGCATACTCAGACCCATTCAGATTCCTGCAAATGGCTTGATAGCTTTGTCCAAAACTATGAAAAATATGACATCCCTCAGTTTTTACCAAATGGGTCAATTCGACAAGAAGAATTTATTCTTGATCGCTGATTGTTTTCCTTTACTCCAAGAACTCAATCTCTGTAATCCCTGGCTTACTAGTGACACAGATTTTATGGTAGATCATAAGGATCCATTATTAGCACTTCCCAATCTCCGCAAGATTAACCTATATGGTAATTACATCGGTGACCCAGACCAATTTGCTAACTTTCTCCGCCATAACTGCACGCAACTTCAAGAGATCATGCTGAGTTTGGGAAATTTGGGAAATATGACTGTACTAGTCCTCTAA